A window of Notolabrus celidotus isolate fNotCel1 chromosome 11, fNotCel1.pri, whole genome shotgun sequence contains these coding sequences:
- the sort1b gene encoding LOW QUALITY PROTEIN: sortilin 1b (The sequence of the model RefSeq protein was modified relative to this genomic sequence to represent the inferred CDS: inserted 8 bases in 8 codons; deleted 2 bases in 2 codons), with amino-acid sequence MGLLLPCLLLLSVSTFTAGVDFQQGSKALGQSLFVRRSYIKEKAAKIVKRSLPAWLAASPSHKIKRRSTEQGDSCHTLQGYETKLADNTHHYSFNDLSGSVSLAWVGDGTGVILALTTFQMPFFMLRFGQSKLYRSENYGKSFQDVTELINSTFIRSEFGIAIGPENSGKVILTAEVSGGLASRIFVSDDFGXSFIPQDLPFIPMMQITYNPYNSNMLMVSVTNELWLSEDFGSNWKKLHNMVVWGRKNSIFFTTSLNGSCSDRGMLELRRTTDYGKTXKTVATKIYXFGLGGRFLFASVMTGKGTLRMIYVSVDHGXTWNMAQLPPVGHEQFYSIXAANDEMVFMHVDEPGDTGFGTXYVSDDRGTVYSKSLERHLYTTTGGDTDFTNVTSLRGVFITSVLAEDSSVQSVVSFDQGGEWVPLRQPANSKCDATAKDPDKCSLHIHAAYSTAMRLNVPMLPLSEPNAVGLILSHGSVGDAISVMKPDVYVSDDGGYSWIKALDGPHHYAILDSGGLLIAVEHSPTQPIDKIKFSTDEGQCWGVYTFTKEPLYFTGLASEPGARSMNVSIWGYRDSLLSQYWISITIDFRDLLTRDCDDNDYVQWLAHSDDISDPNDGCMLGYKERFLRLRKDSVCWNGRDYQVNTQPTPCPCTLDDFLCDFGYYRKENSSECVEQPDLKGKVLEFCLQGKEEQLQTSGYRKIPGDXCEGGRMPERKEIDLSRRCVSDXIGPELTVDNRSSKSIPIVITVIIIMLLSVAAGVLFVKKYVCGGRFLVHRYSVLQQHVEDNAAEGVDDPLETNHTQNGKIEFHDDSDEDLLE; translated from the exons ATGGGACTTTTGCTGCCCTGTCTCCTGTTGTTATCTGTTTCCACTTTCACAGCCGGTGTAGATTTTCAGCAGGGATCCAAAGCCCTCGGACAGTCGCTTTTTGTAAGGCGCTCATACATCAAGGAGAAAGCTGCGAAAATCGTCAAGAGGTCTTTGCCTGCATGGCTGGCTGCATCACCAAGTCACAAGATAAAACGCAGAAGTACTGAGCAAGGAGACTCCTGCCATACCCTGCAAGGATATGAAACCAAGTTAGCAGACAACACCCACCAT TACTCCTTCAATGACCTCAGTGGGTCAGTGTCACTTGCCTGGGTCGGAGATGGCACAGGG gtgatcCTGGCTCTGACTACGTTCCAGATGCCCTTCTTCATGTTAAGGTTTGGGCAGTCCAAACTCTACCGGAG TGAGAACTACGGGAAGTCTTTCCAAGATGTGACTGAGCTTATCAACAGCACCTTTATCAGATCAGAGTTTGGAATAGCTATCGGGCCTGAGAACTCTGGAAAA GTGATCCTGACAGCAGAAGTGTCTGGGGGTCTCGCGTCTCGGATCTTTGTCTCAGATGACTTCG AGAGTTTCATCCCCCAGGACTTGCCCTTCATCCCCATGATGCAGATCACATACAACCCTTACAACTCCAACATGCTGATGGTCTCAGTAACA AATGAACTTTGGCTGTCTGAAGATTTTGGCAGTAACTGGAAGAAGCTGCACAACATGGTGGTCTG GGGAAGGAAAAATTCCATCTTTTTCACAACCAGCCTCAACGGATCCTGCA GTGATCGGGGAATG CTGGAGCTGAGGAGGACAACAGATTATGGAAAAA TCAAGACTGTGGCCACTAAGATCT CATTTGGCCTGGGTGGACGTTTCCTCTTTGCCTCTGTAATGACAGGCAAG GGCACCCTGAGGATGATCTACGTGTCAGTGGACCACG AGACGTGGAACATGGCCCAGCTACCACCAGTGGGTCATGAGCAGTTTTACTCCA CTGCAGCTAACGATGAAATGGTCTTCATGCATGTTGACGAGCCAGGAG ATACAGGATTTGGTA TTTATGTATCAGATGACCGGGGCACTGTGTATTCCAAGTCACTGGAGCGCCACCTTTACACCACCACAGGCGGCGATACGGACTTCACCAACGTCACCTCCCTGCGAGGAGTTTTCATCACTAGTGTCCTCGCAGAAG ACAGCTCGGTGCAGTCTGTTGTGTCCTTTGATCAGGGAGGGGAGTGGGTTCCCCTGCGGCAACCTGCAAACAGCAAGTGTGACGCGACAGCCAAAGACCCAGATAAG tgCAGTCTCCACATCCATGCTGCCTACAGTACAGCCATGAGGCTGAATGTCCCCATGTTGCCTCTGAGTGAACCAAACGCTGTGggtctcatcttatctcatg GGAGTGTTGGTGATGCCATCTCAGTGATGAAGCCTGATGTGTACGTGTCTGATGATGGAGGTTACTCCTGGATAAAGGCTCTCGATGGGCCCCATCACTACGCCATTCTAGATTCTGGAGGTCTGCTGATTGCTGTGGAGCACAGCCCTACCCAACCTATCGACAAGATCAA ATTTTCTACAGATGAAGGACAGTGCTGGGGTGTGTACACCTTCACCAAAGAGCCCCTCTACTTCACTGGTCTGGCCTCAGAGCCGGGAGCTCGCTCCATGAACGTCAGTATCTGGGGCTACAGAGACTCCCTCCTCAGCCAGTACTGGATCTCCATCACCATCGACTTTAGGGATCTGCTCACCAGAGACT GTGATGACAATGACTATGTGCAGTGGTTGGCCCACTCTGATGACATCAGTGACCCCAATGACGGTTGCATGCTCGGCTACAAAGAGAGGTTCCTGCGTCTCAGGAAGGAC TCCGTCTGCTGGAACGGACGAGATTATCAGGTCAACACTCAGCCAACGCCGTGTCCCTGCACCCTGGATGATTTCCTGTG TGACTTTGGGTATTACCGTAAAGAGAACAGCTCGGAATGTGTGGAGCAGCCGGACCTGAAGGGCAAAGTGTTGGAGTTTTGCCTGCAGGGCAAAGAAGAGCAGCTGCAGACCAGTGG ATATAGGAAAATCCCTGGAG AATGTGAGGGGGGACGGATGCCTGAGCGTAAAGAAATCGACCTCAGCAGGAGGTGTGTGAGCG TGATTGGTCCAGAACTGACG GTAGACAACCGCTCGTCAAAGTCTATCCCTATTGTGATCACAGTCATTATCATCATGCTGCTGAGCGTTGCAGCAGGGGTCCTCTTTGTTAAGAAATATGTCTGTGGTGGCAG GTTTTTGGTTCACAGGTActctgtgctgcagcagcaTGTTGAGGACAATGCTGCTGAGGGGGTAGACGACCCACTGGAGACCAACCACACTCAAAACGGCAAGATCGAGTTTCATGATGACTCAGACGAG GACCTGCTTGAATAA
- the sypl2b gene encoding LOW QUALITY PROTEIN: synaptophysin-like protein 2b (The sequence of the model RefSeq protein was modified relative to this genomic sequence to represent the inferred CDS: inserted 2 bases in 2 codons) translates to MESVAQKVLNSGFTLDLGPLKEPLAFIRVLEWVFAIFAFATTGGYSGTTSILIQCLGRDSQEIHAEFNYPFRLMQHPYNIPECSNTSTTSVAYLTGDHTSSAQFFVCIGVXGLLYCTATLVLYLGYQHIYRXSSRGPIVDLLITGAFAFLWLASSSAWAKGLSDVKWATSPSTIVTLLGGLPGSQQVHPRCCPSMGRLNASVIFGFLNLILWGGNCWFIYKETPFHKSADQPADAVGGSRTIVNASSFLKSNK, encoded by the exons ATGGAATCCGTCGCACAG AAAGTGCTCAACTCGGGCTTCACTCTGGACTTGGGGCCTTTAAAGGAGCCTTTGGCCTTCATTCGTGTGCTAGAATGG GTGTTTGCCATATTTGCCTTTGCTACAACAGGAGGTTACAGCGGCACAACCAGCATCCTTATCCAGTGTCTTGGGCGGGACAGTCAAGAAATACATGCAGAGTTTAATTACCCGttcag GTTGATGCAGCACCCATATAATATTCCTGAATGCAGCAATACAAGTACCACCAGTGTTGCCTACCTGACTGGAGACCACACATCCTCTGCACAGTTTTTCGTCTGTATTGGAG TTGGCCTTCTCTACTGTACTGCTACACTGGTCCTCTACTTAGGCTACCAGCACATATATA GATCTAGTCGTGGCCCCATTGTG GACCTGTTGATAACTGGGGCCTTTGCCTTCCTGTGGTTGGCATCCTCCTCTGCGTGGGCTAAAGGCTTATCGGATGTGAAGTGGGCCACAAGTCCTTCAACCATAGTAACCCTTCTCGGCGGTTTGCCAGGATCCCAACAAGTGCACCCCAGGTGCTGTCCCTCCATGGGCCGTCTAAATGCCTCTGTG ATCTTTGGTTTTCTTAACCTCATCCTGTGGGGTGGAAACTGTTGGTTCATTTACAAGGAAACACCTTTCCACAAATCAGCCGACCAACCAGCAGACGCGGTAGGGGGGAGTCGGACCATCGTAAATGCTTCCTCATTTCTAAAGTCTAACAAGTAG
- the ngrn gene encoding LOW QUALITY PROTEIN: neugrin (The sequence of the model RefSeq protein was modified relative to this genomic sequence to represent the inferred CDS: inserted 1 base in 1 codon) codes for MARPFQLLSFLSRFCAPSVGPQFYISGSRFASKGASVARMGQSHNQRDRSSNRASGYSDHDEEFGLEDVEDELQALSDEGRKRQRSVKYHILRRKMTLSGAPQRKLTWDAMEQIRYLKQEQPEEWTVERLAEGFSVSPDVILRVLRSKFLPSPQRKAKQDAKIMAGLSQKVLPSDAGTGSDRLKLPGNHTPALLPPGNGQDAVAPRAEKTVMLQSKSQXAKILVSATVMPTQLMAGINEETQVTTSGVNSTEEDEDRWDGQVFTEEELEQYINMDKPPPVVQVGSEFFDVEGNFLFRI; via the exons ATGGCCCGACCTTTCCAGCTTCTCTCGTTCCTCTCCAGGTTCTGTGCTCCCTCCGTTGGTCCTCAGTTTTATATTAGTGGCTCTCGATTTGCAAGTAAAGGTGCTAGTGTGGCACGGATGGGACAGAGCCATAATCAAAGAGACAGATCATCAAACAGAGCTTCAGGATACAGCGACCACGATGAAGAGTTTGGTCTGGAGGACGTTGAAGACGAGCTTCAAGCATTGTCTGA TGAggggagaaaaagacagaggtcTGTGAAATATCACATACTGAGAAGAAAGATGACTCTATCAGGAGCTCCACAGAGGAAGCTAACCTGGGATGCTATGGAGCAGATCAG ATATCTGAAGCAGGAGCAACCAGAGGAGTGGACAGTGGAGCGGCTGGCTGAAGGCTTCTCTGTCAGCCCAGATGTCATCCTGAGAGTCCTAAGGAGTAAGTTTTTGCCCAGTCCTCAAAGAAAAGCCAAGCAGGATGCCAAAATAATGGCAGGACTCAGCCAGAAGGTGCTGCCTTCAGATGCTGGGACAGGGTCAGATAGGTTGAAGCTACCTGGAAACCACACACCAGCTTTGCTTCCACCAGGAAATGGACAAGATGCAGTGGCACCAAGGGCTGAGAAGACTGTAATGCTTCAAAGTAAATCTC AGGCTAAAATACTTGTTTCTGCTACTGTTATGCCCACCCAGCTTATGGCTGGTATAAATGAAGAGACCCAAGTGACAACATCTGGGGTAAATTCtacagaggaggatgaggatcgCTGGGATGGACAagtgtttacagaggaagaacttgAACAGTATATCAATATGGATAAACCTCCACCTGTGGTGCAAGTTGGGAGTGAATTTTTTGATGTAGAGGGCAATTTTTTGTTCAGAATCTGA